The window ATATAATACATTGTCTGCTAATATTTCGAATAAATTGCTTTTAAGCTGTAATGCGTTTCGTATTTCCGTCCCTGAAAGCACTTTTTCTCCGTAAATCCCCCTTACCAACAATTTTTTTACTCTTCCCGACGCGCTTTTTTCGATTATTTCCAAATCGTAAACTTGAGTTTGAGGAATCTTTACCACCCATGTGCCGTTCTGTGCTTGCAAACTAAACTCATCATTTACGGACTTTAAATACGGAAGTTGGATGCCAAAGGCATCACCGCTGTTCTCGGTAATACCGCCGCTGTTCGAGTGATACAGCGCTAATATGGGCTTCCCTTTATAGGTCAATACCTGCCCTTTTGTCATGTCTACGGCTTCGTTGGTCCTGGGATGTTCACCATCGTACCCGCTGTAAACCTGGTCGCCTGTTCCCCCCGTGACATCAAAGCTTGCCTTCCCTGCTTTTTTCAATATGTTATAAACAGCGTAACTTCTCGAAGCCACTGCCTGAGCTTTTAGAGCCTCCATTGGCCAGGAAGGAGGCATTTCGTTCGGAAGAACACCATAAAGATATTCTTCCAGGCCCAACTCATTTATCACAGTTAATCCGCCGTTGGAAGACGGTAAGAACTCAATAACTCCTCTATATCTTCGACCGTTCAATGAAAGAAAAACATTGTCTTTTGCGCTTTTGACATAAAGTGGGACATCAACAGGAAGGGGCAAATTAATTTCGGCAAGCAAAGATTGTCCTTTAAACTCTATGTATTTCCCGGACATCAAAAGATCCTTCATCACATCAGAATTGACATAAGTGGTCTCTCCAGATTTTATGGTTACATTTATCGTTTTTTCCGGCAAATTGCAGATGGGAATGAAAGAATTTTGTTTTTTTATTCCTATGACAAACCCTTCCTCGGCCGCTAAAGTATAAGATGTTTTAGCCGTATTATCATAAAAAAGACCTACTCGAATTGTTGGAGGCAAATTCCCGCCAGCTTCTGCATTATTAAAGCTTATTGCCAACGCAATTACCAAAACAACAAGAAGCTGCAGTATTTTTTTTTGCATATTACACCTCCGTTTATCTACGTATTATGTTTAAAATTAACACCTCTTTCACCTCTTGGAAGACTCTTTTTGTATTCCTAGATGCTCATAAGCTTTATCGGAAACCATTCGTCCCCTTGCTGTACGCACTATGTACCCTTCTTTTATAAGGTAAGGTTCATATACATCTTCTATGGTAGAAGCTTCTTCATTTAAAGCAGCAGCCAATGATTCTATCCCCACGGGACCGCCATTAAATTTTTCGATAATTGTTCTTAATAATCTTCTATCCTCTTGATCAAGACCGCAAGTATCAACTCTTAACAAATTCAATCCTTCCATTGCTACTTTTTCCGTTACAACTCCATCGGCTTTTACATCCGCGTAGTCACGAATCCTTTTTAATAACCTGTTTGCTATTCTAGGAGTACCTCTTGAACACGAAGCTATTCTTTCTGCTGCTTTTTCTTCCAAAGCAACGTTTAATATCTGAGCAGACCTTTTTAGTATTTTCACCAATTCATCCTTGCTGTAAAAGTCAAGGTGACACCTGATACCGAATCGGTCACGAA is drawn from Caldanaerovirga acetigignens and contains these coding sequences:
- a CDS encoding SpoIID/LytB domain-containing protein; translation: MQKKILQLLVVLVIALAISFNNAEAGGNLPPTIRVGLFYDNTAKTSYTLAAEEGFVIGIKKQNSFIPICNLPEKTINVTIKSGETTYVNSDVMKDLLMSGKYIEFKGQSLLAEINLPLPVDVPLYVKSAKDNVFLSLNGRRYRGVIEFLPSSNGGLTVINELGLEEYLYGVLPNEMPPSWPMEALKAQAVASRSYAVYNILKKAGKASFDVTGGTGDQVYSGYDGEHPRTNEAVDMTKGQVLTYKGKPILALYHSNSGGITENSGDAFGIQLPYLKSVNDEFSLQAQNGTWVVKIPQTQVYDLEIIEKSASGRVKKLLVRGIYGEKVLSGTEIRNALQLKSNLFEILADNVLYITANGKDVIPLYQLMGKTVVSSNKEVVLSSSIVHIMSSQVSKEFPVTGGCFEIRGKGNGHGVGLSQWGAKVMAENGYTFKEILLHYYTDVELN